The segment ACAATCGGCGCAATGTCGCGATCGAACGTCGGCTGAGCGTCGGTGACACCGGTGGTTGTGCCGCGGCCGCAACCGGCTAGCGCTAGCACCTGCAAAACCACCAACAGGAAGCCTGAAGCCCGAACAGCGCTACGAACGAGAATTCGCATCATGGCGCGTCGGCAATCGTACACCCCACGGCCCGAGTGGTGACCAGCCCGTTCGACTTGTGGTCGATTGCGGTTTGAATGGCTTGCTCGAGGTCGTGCGTCGTCGCCTCGCGGCGCGCAACGCCAAAGTCGACAAACCGATCGTCGATCCGCCCGCGGTAGACCATTGACTGGCGATCGCCGAGGAACACGGCGGCCTCGGGCGTCGTGTGGATTCCGCAGCGGTGCACCAACGCATGGTGCGGATCGCGAACAGCCTCGAGCGGCAAATCGAATGCGGTCAAATTATCCCGAACCGCCTTGGCCGTATCGCCGGCATCAGGATAGACGAGCCGAAACACGACCCCCTGTCCGTGAAACTTCTCCCACAGCCGGCGATATTCCGGAGCGTAGCGATTCGAGATCGGGCAATCG is part of the Pirellulales bacterium genome and harbors:
- a CDS encoding redoxin domain-containing protein; translated protein: MVGALSAGDAGSIEDLDGRAAEPMPNERAVAYVFIFTRSDCPISNRYAPEYRRLWEKFHGQGVVFRLVYPDAGDTAKAVRDNLTAFDLPLEAVRDPHHALVHRCGIHTTPEAAVFLGDRQSMVYRGRIDDRFVDFGVARREATTHDLEQAIQTAIDHKSNGLVTTRAVGCTIADAP